From the genome of Armatimonadota bacterium:
GATGTGGCTTAAGAACTTCAGGATCGGACGTGCGCGACCCATCGGGCCCGGCTTGAAGCGCTTCATCACCGCGGCTTTGTCCGCGTAGCACTCGCAAATGACCAGTTCCTCGGGTCCCGCGCCCCAACCGTTCTCGGCGTTCGCGGCCGCGCTCTTAACCACCTTGAAGATGTCTTCGGCGGCAAAGTTCGGCGTAAACTTGAGGATGGCCAGAGCCTGATCCACTTTCTTGCCGCGAACCAGTTCCAGCACGTGCCGGACCTTCAGCGGCGTTCGGCGGATGTTCTTCGCCACCGCGGCGGCCTCGGCGACCACCACGACTGTCGGCTCTTTGTCGAATTCGGCCTTCAGAGCTTCCGACAGGCGAGCCTTCACGTCATCGGTAAACGCCGTCGGCTTGACGGTATAAAGCGTGAATACGCGCTGTTTACCCTTGCCGCCAATCTCGTACCGCCGCACGGGCAGTTTCTTGAATGCGGCCATTTGCAGGACCTTGCGGACCTGCCCCTTCTCTTGTTGCGGGTTCCGGCCCACGCGCGCTGGGGCCGCCCCGGAGTTGTTCGTATCTGTCATAGGTTCTTCTCCGCAGACCTAACGCACGCGGCTGGCCTTCTCCGTACGCCCGGCGTGTCCCTTGAACGTACGTGTGAGGGCGAATTCCCCCAATTTATGCCCAACCATATTCTCAGTAACAAACACAGGCACGTGCTTGCGGCCATCGTACACCGCGATGGTGTGTCCCACCATTTGCGGGAAGATAGTCGAGCGCCGCGACCAGGTTTTGATGATCCGTTTTTCGTTATGGGCGTTCATCTTGTCTATGCGATCCAGCAATCGCTGCTCGGCATAGGGACCCTTTTTGATGCTTCTTGGCATTCATATTCTCCGGCGTCCAGCGCCCGCGCCCAGCCTCCGGTCAAACAACCGGCCGAAGGCTCAACGCAGACGACTGTCAGCCCTTCAATCCGCGGCGCTTCACGATAAGTTTGTCCGTCGCCTTGTTGTGGCGAGTCTTGGTACCGGTCTTCTTCCCGTATTTCGTCATCGGGGTCTTGCGTCCCACCGGCGATTTGCCCTCGCCACCACCGTGTGGATGGTCCCTCGGGTTCATCGCTACGCCTCGGTTGGCGGGTCGCTTGCCCATCAGGCGTACGCGTCCGGCTTTGCCGTGGCTGATATTCTCGTGCTCGGCATTGCCCACGCGGCCGATGGTGGCCATACACGCCGCCAATACAAGCCGCATTTCGCCGGAGGGCAGACGCAGCGTAGCGTACGCGCCTTCCTTGGCGACTAGCTGCACACTCGTGCCGGCGCTGCGGGCCATCGCGGCGCCGCGGCCGGGCGACAACTCAACGTTGTGCACGGTTGTGCCCACCGGGATGTTCTTCAGAGGAAGCGCATTCCCCGGCTTGATGTCGGCGCCATCGCCGCTCAGGACCACGTCACCGACCTTCAAGCCGGTTGGCGCGATGATGTAGCGCTTCTCGCCATCGGCGTAGAACAGAAGGGCGATTCGCGCGGACCGGTTCGGATCGTATTCGATCGTCGCGACCTTGGCCGGAACACCGGCCTTCTCGCGGCGGAAATCGATCACGCGGTACATATGCTTGTTGCCGCCACCCTGGTGCCGCATCGTCATGCGGCCCTGGTTGTTGCGCCCACCCGATCTCTTGATCGGGCGAAGGAGCGACTTTTCAGGCGTGTTTGTTGTGACTTCGCTGTAGTCCGGCAGCACGGCGAACCGGCGGCCCGGGGAAGTCGGCTTTTTCTGTTGCAGTGGCATGGTTAGACTCCCTCCACCAGTTCGATCTTCTGACCGGGAACGAGCGTAACGTATGCCTTCTTCCACGCGGGCTGGCGGCCGGGACGGCCCTTGCCCACGCGGCGGATCTCGCCACGAACGTTCAGCGTGTTGACGGATTCAACCTGCACGCTGTAGATGCTCTCGATGGCCTGGCGGATTTGAATCTTGTTCGCATCCTTGGCCACCCGGAAAGTGTACTTGCCTTCGTGCTGAAGGTCCACGGCCTTTTCGGTGATCAGCGGCCGTTCGATGATTGTATACGGGTCTCTCATTTTGCGTAGACCTCCCCAATGGTCTCGATGGCCGCCTTTGTGGCAACGATGGCGTTGGCATTCAGCAGGTCGTAAACGCTCAAGTCGTCCGACAACGCGAAGTCGATCACGTTCGGCAGGTTCCGCAGGCTGCGGAACGTCGGGTCAAACGCCTCGCTCAGTACGAACTCGTCGTCGAACACGAAGAGCACTTTCCCCACAGCGTTGATGCTGTTCAGGAGGGCGATCATGTCCTTCGTCTTGCCGCTTGGCACGGCCAGACTGTCCACGACCCGGAGCGTAGTCTCAACACGGTTGCTGAGGACCCCGCGAATCGCCTTCTCGTGCATCTTCCGGTTCAGCTTCACGCTGTGATCGCGCGGAACCGGGCCGAAGGTCACGCCGCCGTGGCGCCAATGGGGAGCGCGGGTGCTGCCCTGACGTGCGCGGCCGGTGCCCTTCTGGCGCCAGGGCTTTCGGCCGCCGCCGGACACTTCTGCGCGGGTCTTGGCCTTGTGCGTGCCGCTTCGCCACGACGCCTGCTCCGCGATCACGGCCTGGTGCACGAGAGCCGTGCTGGCGGTGGTCGCGAACACGCCGTCGCTAACCTCAAGGTCGCCGGCCGGCTGGCCGG
Proteins encoded in this window:
- the rplV gene encoding 50S ribosomal protein L22 encodes the protein MVVAEAAAVAKNIRRTPLKVRHVLELVRGKKVDQALAILKFTPNFAAEDIFKVVKSAAANAENGWGAGPEELVICECYADKAAVMKRFKPGPMGRARPILKFLSHITVVVADASAGR
- the rpsS gene encoding 30S ribosomal protein S19 is translated as MPRSIKKGPYAEQRLLDRIDKMNAHNEKRIIKTWSRRSTIFPQMVGHTIAVYDGRKHVPVFVTENMVGHKLGEFALTRTFKGHAGRTEKASRVR
- the rplB gene encoding 50S ribosomal protein L2 → MPLQQKKPTSPGRRFAVLPDYSEVTTNTPEKSLLRPIKRSGGRNNQGRMTMRHQGGGNKHMYRVIDFRREKAGVPAKVATIEYDPNRSARIALLFYADGEKRYIIAPTGLKVGDVVLSGDGADIKPGNALPLKNIPVGTTVHNVELSPGRGAAMARSAGTSVQLVAKEGAYATLRLPSGEMRLVLAACMATIGRVGNAEHENISHGKAGRVRLMGKRPANRGVAMNPRDHPHGGGEGKSPVGRKTPMTKYGKKTGTKTRHNKATDKLIVKRRGLKG
- the rplW gene encoding 50S ribosomal protein L23; the encoded protein is MRDPYTIIERPLITEKAVDLQHEGKYTFRVAKDANKIQIRQAIESIYSVQVESVNTLNVRGEIRRVGKGRPGRQPAWKKAYVTLVPGQKIELVEGV
- the rplD gene encoding 50S ribosomal protein L4 translates to MATIKVLNQSGQPAGDLEVSDGVFATTASTALVHQAVIAEQASWRSGTHKAKTRAEVSGGGRKPWRQKGTGRARQGSTRAPHWRHGGVTFGPVPRDHSVKLNRKMHEKAIRGVLSNRVETTLRVVDSLAVPSGKTKDMIALLNSINAVGKVLFVFDDEFVLSEAFDPTFRSLRNLPNVIDFALSDDLSVYDLLNANAIVATKAAIETIGEVYAK